The Peromyscus leucopus breed LL Stock chromosome 4, UCI_PerLeu_2.1, whole genome shotgun sequence genome segment gcctctgcaagagcaacaagggcttcagctgctgagccatctctccagatgcccagattttctttttaaaagatgtagacttgattccaagcacccacgtggtggctcacaacttcatcactccaggtccaggggatctgacaccctcttctgacctcgacAGGCACCAGGAAGACGTGGTACATATACGTGTGTGCAGGCAAGACaaccacacacaaaacataaGCAAATCTTCTAAAAAGACATGTTCTAGTCCCAGCTCCACAGCAAAGGCTTGATGCCGAGCAGCTCCTTTGAGCATCGCGGATTTCCTGTGGAGCACCTTGCAAACAGCATGCAAAGCCACTCGGCTGCAGATCTTTCTTCCGAATACCTTGAGCTTTGAGAGGGCAAGTTATCCTCATTCTAAATGCCCTCTTTAGAGATAAGGACCACCATTTAGATATAAGAGCTGTAGATGTTCAGCCACAGAATTAACCTGGTTTTGGACACTATCCAATTTAAGGCTAACCTCACTTCTCTAGCCCTATCTGAATTACCCAACCCACGCCCAAAGCCTCTAATAGACTCAAACAGATCTTCACTGAGATAGATGCCTCATGGCTGTCTATGACAAGCATTCTCTGTGACAGTCACGAGCAACGAACCCAACTTGTTCAACAAGTGCATTTGTGGTAGTctcaggcagaaagaagaaaaagctgaTCTCATATGGCTTTGAGTTAACAGAGAGCTTGgggttttgttggggttttttgttttttgtttttgtttgtttgtttgtttgattgtttggtttttggacagggtttctctgtgtagctttggtgcctgtcctgaatcttgctctgtagaccaggctgaccttgaactcacagagatcctcctggttctgactcccgagtgttgggattaaaggcgtgtaccactgccGCTCGGCAAGTTTGGGTTCTTAAACACTTCCATACAGCAGGTACATTGGTCTCTTCACCTACCCAAGTCCTGCTTCCATGTCTCTTTTCATGCCCCCTGTGTAATTTTAATTTTGGGGTATGAAAAGCCAtaactatctatctatgtatctatctatgtatctatctatgtatctatctatgtatctatctatctatctatctatctatctattattttgcctttttgagacagagtctctctatgtagactagggtGTTGTGGAATTcaaagagacccacctgcctttgcctcctaagtgctagaattaaagatgagCACTACTATGCCTGGCCCTTATCTTAATATATTAATTAGATATTCATaaaattaaggaaggaaggaaggaatctctATTAAATGCTTGGGGTCTGTATGTTGGGGTTTCTAGGAAGCCCTTTTAAAGGCCAAAGGGTCTAAAATGATTCAAGCACCTGGGTTAATGGATGCTTCATTTATCAAACAATAATTAGAATGAAGTTTGATTGCAAACAATGGCTTTCACACCTAGTGGACATAGAAAAGGCACTGGTTATTGGTGAATGATTGAATATCATACAAAAGAAGTCTAGCATCAGTATTAACTAACTGGTGTCCACTACACCTGAACTCATGACTTGGACTTAAATGCAGAAAGTTAAATTACAGAATGAGAAAGGCATAAACACTTAGATGGTCCTGCTCTCTAAGAGGATTGTTTGGCTGGTTCTGGACACAGCAAGAAGTAGGAAACCTCAAAAAGCACTCTGCCTCCCACCTGGATGTCAGTACCTTCATAAGGATCTATGCACTTCTTCCCACAGGCAGACGGACAACACTTGAGATGCGCCTCACAGTTGAAGTCTGTTTTGCACGAGGTTAGAACCCCATCTCTGCATTCCATACTTCTCCTGGGGCACTCTCCCACTTTGTCTGCAAGAAAGAATCATCCACGCTCACACCCTTGAGCATTTCAGCTCCTTTCCTCCATGCAAAGGCGAGCTGTGACGATCTCAGCCCTTTTCATCTGTCCCCGACTCTCCGTTCTTCCCTTGCTTATACTTAggggccacatctgtctctctccatacTTGGTTCCTTTTTATGGAGCTGAATCAGGAGTTTGTGCTCAGGTAACTGAAGGAAAGCCACCTTGGATTTCAATACACGTAACTAGGTGGAGACAGACAAAGGTGTCTGTCTTAAACGAACTAGTTATTGCCTTGTGAGCTGATGACTTTAATGGTTAAAgtcccccgcccccagctccaCAGTCTGCAGGGGAGATTAATAAGGAGTAGAGGACACATAATGGAAAGAAGAACCAGGAGTCCTGACTTTGGTCCCTGGCATCTTGTGTGAACTCAGGACCAGTCTGCATTCAGTTACAGGGCTTTCTAAGTTAGTTAGctctaagagagaaagaaatggtgtgtgggggaggggaaggaagtaTCATCATCAGACAGATCTGGTCTTGCCAGCTTGGTGCCAACATTAACCAgacaaataatatttgaaaaatacttttcGTTGTCTGAGTCCTACGTTTCCGTCTATAAGATGAGAATGCTGATCCCTAACTTAGAGTCTGCTCATAGGAATTTAGTGGATATTGCCCATGATACACTCACTGGGTCAAATCTGAGTAGTAATGCGGTTGCTTCCTCCCTTTTAGGTGCATGGTATGACTTCTGGCTTCATGGTTTATGATGTCCAGAATTCTAAAGTTGTGCCTCAATACCCATGTCCTCTTGTTTTGGGATCAAGAACTAATCTAGGCatgctatgggggggggggggctttgtaGGTGCAATCCAAGTCCTAAATCATTTAACCTTAAGACACAGAGGTAACCCAACTGGCCACACCCAACCAACAGGGTCTCTTCAGAGCAGGATTTTCTGGCTGGCAGAGAAGTTAGAGCTACTCCAACATGTTCACTCAGCAGCTTTGACCTCGGCAGCAGAGGGCCGAGCAGCAGGAGGTGAGGGTGGCCTTTCGGAGCAGACTAGAGAGATGAGAGCCCCGgccctgaaactgtaaggaaatgATTATATTACAAGTGGTCTGAGAAGAGGACCCACAGTCCCAGGGGGGAACAGCAGCCCTCACTGGCACCACACTCTCAGCTTGGTGAGAATCTAAGAACCCAGATTCATCATGCCACATTTCCGACCTCCAGATAGAGGTCCCATAGCAGGAGGTGGTTAATACAGGGCTCCAGGGCTCTAAATTGAGCACCTATCATCAAGATTTAATCAAAGAGGTGAGATTTTCTTGGGTTTTGGAACTATGCCACTTTAGGTGAGAAGGCCAACATGTCAGTGCCATTGGGTCACAGAATTATGTCAGGTGGGATGACACAGTGAATCAGGTGGGGTCTGGAATTTACAGGACTCACTTCAGGAGCCGCCACCATGCTTTCTGCCCTTCACACAACTCTTGACATACCCAGCAAGGATGGCCCGTAGCTAAGGGTGGTTCTCATCTGGAGTGTACCTTTGTGCATCATTCAGAACATATGGACTATGAACTACACCAGAATTTCTAGAAAGTACGGCCTAGATGGTCCTGTTTTTTAGAGATATCCTATACAGTGCTGAAGCAGGCATCTGGATGCTACGTGTAAGCACAAGAAAAGCTAAACAAATAACATGGAATCACCTTACAGTGGTCAAGGGGCATAGCCAGAGAACCTTCGAGATTACGAAGTCCAAGCTCCACCTTACTAGTGTTGACTCCAGCCCTCCTCCGGCTTCCCGGGGacctctgtgtggctttgctaTCGTCTGTTTTCCCTGCTTTTCTTAGCTAGCCCTCCCTGGATGGTTCTTCTTAGTCACTTACCTTGTGTGCACACGCTCAAGGACTCTTGCACATTTCCTAGTCTCAGCTGTCTCCTGAACTTCCTGGACTCTTCCTGGCTTAGCACAGCCATTCCCATGGTTCTGACTGGTTCTGGTATCTTTCCCAGGCCCACCCTTTGTCCTGAACTGAAGACCTCCGTTTCCAGTTATCTGAGGAGAAACTATTCAAGCAGCTCGCAAGAGCCTGGGTTTCAGTGTGTTTAGCACAGAACCGGTGTCTGGAAGGCCCAAAGCGCACTCTGCACTCCTTCCAATTCAGTTCTGAAACACTGGTGGAGAAGGGGCTTACCTCTACTCCCTCAACCCAGATTCCGATCCATTCAGGATTTGGGTCAGTTCTGTTTCTTcaatctctccccaccccccgcccccccttgGCTGCCCCTTCCTTGGAGTAACACTCGGCCTCTTGCCATGGTTCACCACCACTGTTGCGATAGCATCCTCTCCGGCTCTCTTTCATCAGACTCATGCCTAATGACTGTACCCACAAAAATCTGAAGACACACACTGAGGAAATCTAGGGAAATAATTTGTGGTAAACAGGTGGAGGAGGCCACGGAGTGGTAAACAGAGGTAGCTCTGGTACACTGAACCAGCCATTGCCAACCAAGACTAGCCTTTGCCTCATTCCAGCCCTCGGTCCCCAAAACCACTTCCCAGGGAGAATGACCCACGTTTGATTTTGGCACTGTGCCATGTGGAAGTCTGCtccaaagagaggaagagaagcaacAGGAGAGCTCCACTCCTCCAGAAGCCGGTGGAGCCATGGAGGGGAAGATGCCTGTGTGAGCGAGGAGCAGGGGCCTGAGTCAGGCACATCTGGAGGGAAGCGCCGCAGTCCATGCAGAGAGTGTTCCCAGGCCGGGTCATTTCATGgatgaggaaacagagccagaagTGAGAAGGGATCTGTCTGAGGTAGCAAGTGAAGATGGGCCTGGAACAGTCACCTCAGGACTTTCTGTGGCACACTTGGCCGCGGCGCTGCACCTAGTCCTTCTTGGTCGCCTTCCCGCTGTCTTGTTCTTGGGTAATGGGTCACACTTGAGTCATCACAGGGCTTCCTTTGGAATAGTTTCCAGGCGGCTTTCCTGTGCTCATGTCTGAAGCAACTTCAGACACAATTCAGGGCCTTTGCTTTGCTCCACTGAGGACGGGGGAGCTAGCATGAGGTTGTCTGGAGACATGGGCAGGCAGTACAGGATTTTGGTGCCTCAGATTAGTACAGGTTTGAGCATgtgcgagacacacacacatacacacacacatacagacatgcacacacatgacacatacacacacagatacacagacacacacacagtcatacagacacacacagatacacagacacacacacacagacatatagacacacagacacacacacacacacacatacagacacacacacagacatgccccaAATGACCTCCAGTTAACAAAGAAATTCCCCTTATTCTTTCTGGCCCCACACAACTCTAGAATTTTATGATTTGTCTAGACAGCTTGACAAACCAATAATCCCCTTTcatgttgttggagggcttctctccaggttccaccaagccccacagtcccacaatccacgtataaaataatcactcagatgtttatataatttataaactatatggccgtggcaggcttcttgctaactgttcttttatcttaaattaacccatttttataaatctataccttgccacgtggctggtggcttaccggcgtctttacatgctgcttgtcctggcagtggctgcagtgtctctccctccttcttcctgtttccccaattctcctctctccttgtcccgcctatacttcctgtctggtcactggccatcagtgttttatttatatagagcgatatccacagcactttcaaGTGACAGCTTCATCATGCTTCTTCTTGTCCCATGTGCTGCCGGCCGTAGGACAATGTAACGGAGTCCAGCTGCTATCACAAAAGccactacttggaaaggtcaaggacttttccaaaggtcaagccatggcttaagaagtctgggtgatatttttagcttttgtatatgttagctggttcctacaatgatttCCTTGTCTGCTAtctatgtgtgcttccaagaactcctaacagtgtatttatccaAAATAatctatcaagcatccaaggccaaatgatctcctgaactaaggtaacaacacccttatggaaacaacacctgtctcctaggttaggcagatagctttatttcttgtgcaatttaagctgagaCCCTCTTTTCTTATAAAGCCTTAGTGATATacatactaacattatagactcctaacatttacctCACCACCCCTAGGAacatagtttgagcacataaattccctttgtCTGATAGATTAACCGACcttagctcttagttgacctcctcctttacccctcccttttgggttgtaaaagagagtctgatggtcactgcctgaggaaaactcctgtctgcctttatgaccctgtacgAATTCAAGCCTGCTGACCTTGCTTTGGTTAGAGCAATGCTATTGCATGGGtgtataactgtaaacctcagagactgggAGAGGATTttgaggattttgactggagaggATTTCTactggagaactagaagaatgaggtggaagatgaggaagagccagatggggaagagctaggtgggtaagaacaagatgagaaagaccaagatggggcagaaccaagatgagagaattaagataaaacTTAGAAGGgccagcagataaaggtagagagaaatcaggcaagaaaggagctaggcatgagaacagaactgtagCTGTGTAGACAGGATTTTATTCCAGAAGAATAAAGTAgacggacaaagagcttggtgtacttagattcatttcccaaaaataattctcgccgttcatagtttctcttctgggcccctgggaagaagattattaaggctggtccttaataatatttgagacccatgtgtattttgaaatgtttagTGTAGGAGATGGGGAGCATGTCACAGTGCGCATGTGGTGGTTAGTGGGCAACTttggggagtctgttctctctccccACTGTGAGCTCCAGGGGCAGAACTCAGGGCTCCCAcaggtgcctttttttttttttcaagatgagaGGACCCAATAATGTCTATAGCTTATTCCAGGTAAACACATTTCAGAAACAGTGAGGAGGCGGGGAAGGGGAACGGGGATGTCTTGATACCACAGATGTCCATGTGAGTCTCGCCTGCAGAGTTTCAGAGCCTGCAGAGCCAAGACCATGCTCTGACCTCAGAGGTCTTTCCCCGGAGCTCCTGAAGCAACTGTATGATGATTTGCAGAAGTTGCTGCCACCTTCTCTGTC includes the following:
- the Wfdc8 gene encoding WAP four-disulfide core domain protein 8; amino-acid sequence: MSPDNLMLAPPSSVEQSKGDCSRPIFTCYLRQIPSHFWLCFLIHEMTRPGNTLCMDCGASLQMCLTQAPAPRSHRHLPLHGSTGFWRSGALLLLLFLSLEQTSTWHSAKIKHKVGECPRRSMECRDGVLTSCKTDFNCEAHLKCCPSACGKKCIDPYEEPCMLPSDTGDCQDNLTRWYFDSEKYFCRPFTYSGCRGNANNFLSKTDCKNACTLLVKKGQCPLFPFQMRMECPAACKNDMDCLEKEKCCESKCGFVCARAWLVKTGFCPSKPMTCSKIDKPKCLKDNDCPLNEKCCTRCGLKCLEPKF